One region of Bacterioplanoides sp. SCSIO 12839 genomic DNA includes:
- a CDS encoding VanZ family protein, which produces MSVLLLFVQRYWAVLSVMLLAFVTLVSLYPADQLPKVPGSDKTHHFVSYAAVVFPIALAKPKHWLWLALLVIGWSGAIELIQPYVNRYGEWLDLAANSAGVLIGILSAMLSRRLFLKSST; this is translated from the coding sequence GTGTCTGTTCTGCTTCTTTTTGTACAACGTTATTGGGCTGTTTTATCAGTGATGCTGCTGGCGTTTGTAACATTGGTGTCTTTGTATCCGGCCGATCAATTACCTAAAGTTCCCGGCAGTGACAAAACCCATCACTTTGTTAGTTATGCAGCAGTAGTCTTCCCGATTGCCCTGGCAAAGCCTAAACACTGGTTATGGCTTGCGCTACTTGTCATTGGCTGGAGTGGTGCTATTGAACTGATTCAACCCTATGTGAATCGTTATGGTGAGTGGCTGGATCTGGCCGCCAATAGCGCTGGTGTGTTAATTGGAATTTTGTCAGCCATGTTAAGCCGTCGGTTGTTCCTGAAATCTTCCACTTGA